In Sphingobacterium zeae, one genomic interval encodes:
- a CDS encoding restriction endonuclease PLD domain-containing protein has translation MSIWGNYAAEQRKEYIKFLQVYGALSNLFRQKQGDLIPYLDSKFQETVFAKIFGGQNVDIGNTPHDVLSIFGDVRVGIGLKTWMGSKPSFQKVMQLKRYQDEINQKRNNLEELSVKISEIKNEKMRLDYERLGLKEDSNIYHYVTRDEGKFTINECTYPLIDINNLQNFNETSSALSWSDGKKEYRYTYGDSQIWQKFDPNKNDSLILERFDVSIIEDPFDFLLRAYAQLIDFPKEVDHEIEEVYLPLYSFRSKEVEEKSGLNAWNAAPKNKNSNIPRPLNEVYIPIPREFHEKYPDFFIKDIFQFEIVREQFNGVQGEKPEIRFHLHLPNGNVIPSLVTQSNMKSLQSGSNTEYDKNGKRFGQSALGQWLLVDVLGLKDRQLVTREWLIKKGTDSVRLWRRKDDYKNINIDFAPVGAFEAFMQGLPIPDDGEIIP, from the coding sequence ATGAGTATTTGGGGAAATTATGCTGCTGAACAGCGAAAGGAATATATTAAATTTTTGCAAGTTTATGGTGCGTTATCAAATTTGTTTAGACAAAAACAAGGTGATTTAATTCCCTACCTAGATTCCAAATTTCAGGAAACTGTCTTTGCTAAGATCTTTGGAGGACAAAACGTTGATATTGGAAATACACCGCATGATGTCCTTTCTATATTTGGTGATGTGAGAGTTGGTATCGGTTTAAAGACATGGATGGGCAGCAAACCTTCTTTCCAAAAAGTAATGCAACTTAAGCGCTATCAAGATGAGATCAATCAAAAACGCAACAATCTGGAAGAACTTTCAGTAAAAATTTCAGAAATCAAGAATGAAAAAATGCGACTTGATTATGAGAGGCTTGGACTTAAAGAAGATAGTAATATTTATCATTATGTAACTCGTGACGAGGGTAAATTCACTATTAATGAATGTACTTATCCATTGATTGATATTAATAATCTACAAAATTTTAATGAAACCTCAAGTGCACTTTCTTGGTCAGACGGTAAAAAAGAATATAGATATACATATGGGGATTCTCAAATCTGGCAAAAATTTGATCCAAACAAAAATGACTCGTTGATACTTGAACGATTTGATGTCAGCATTATAGAAGATCCTTTTGATTTCCTTTTGAGGGCATACGCTCAATTAATAGATTTTCCAAAAGAGGTTGATCATGAGATAGAGGAAGTTTATCTACCGCTATATTCCTTTCGATCCAAAGAAGTTGAGGAAAAATCCGGACTAAATGCCTGGAATGCGGCACCAAAAAATAAGAACAGTAACATTCCTAGACCATTAAATGAAGTTTATATCCCGATACCAAGAGAATTTCATGAAAAATACCCCGATTTTTTTATTAAAGATATTTTCCAGTTTGAAATAGTACGGGAACAATTTAATGGAGTTCAGGGGGAAAAACCTGAAATCAGATTTCATCTTCATTTACCAAATGGCAATGTAATCCCCTCTCTAGTTACTCAAAGCAATATGAAATCTCTCCAGTCTGGAAGCAATACAGAGTATGACAAAAACGGCAAAAGATTTGGTCAGTCCGCTTTAGGGCAATGGCTTCTGGTGGACGTACTCGGACTAAAGGATCGACAGCTCGTAACTCGCGAATGGTTAATAAAAAAAGGTACAGACTCTGTTCGCTTATGGAGAAGAAAA